A window from Tindallia magadiensis encodes these proteins:
- the thiW gene encoding energy coupling factor transporter S component ThiW, whose amino-acid sequence MNIRTLTMAALLIAIGVVTAHTIVIPAGVAKAFPMQHAINVVAAMLLGTPMAVVVAFVISLLRNLLGTGSLLAFPGSIFGALLAGFIFQKTGRPSLTMMGEILGTSLLGALVAFPLATYVMGFEGAWLFFILPFGISSASGAVIGVLVMGALCKSKAINLRKGGCLK is encoded by the coding sequence ATGAATATTCGTACCCTTACCATGGCAGCCTTATTGATTGCAATTGGTGTAGTGACTGCTCATACCATTGTTATCCCTGCGGGAGTTGCAAAAGCCTTCCCTATGCAACATGCGATAAATGTAGTGGCAGCCATGTTGCTAGGCACACCCATGGCTGTCGTGGTAGCCTTTGTGATTTCTCTTTTGAGAAACCTACTGGGCACCGGTTCTTTACTGGCATTTCCCGGCAGTATTTTCGGAGCTTTGCTGGCAGGATTTATTTTTCAGAAAACAGGGAGACCTTCATTAACCATGATGGGGGAAATTCTTGGCACCTCTCTACTAGGTGCTCTGGTCGCTTTTCCCTTGGCAACCTATGTAATGGGTTTTGAAGGTGCCTGGCTCTTTTTTATCCTTCCCTTTGGCATCAGTTCTGCTAGTGGAGCCGTTATCGGTGTTTTAGTAATGGGAGCACTCTGCAAAAGCAAAGCAATTAATTTACGCAAAGGAGGTTGTTTGAAATGA
- the thiD gene encoding bifunctional hydroxymethylpyrimidine kinase/phosphomethylpyrimidine kinase, whose protein sequence is MKNLVTIAGSDSSGGAGIQADLKTFCAHGVFGMSVITAVTAQNTQGVTGVQDIEATMINKQLEALWEDCQIHGIKIGMVSTIDTITTIASFLRRVRKIPVVLDPVMVSKSGFHLLKPESKKAMLDQLLPLATVVTPNLPEAEVITGLQVSSEAEMKKAGEAIHRLGPSYVLMKGGHLPGEEAVDLLYDGENWYRYACQRIDTKNTHGTGCTLSASLAANLAKEMTMREAVEASKTYMKKAIEESFAIGSGPGPVHHFHEYYDLKGRRR, encoded by the coding sequence ATGAAAAACTTGGTAACAATTGCTGGTTCTGACAGTTCTGGTGGTGCTGGTATTCAGGCAGATCTGAAAACATTCTGTGCCCATGGTGTTTTTGGGATGAGTGTTATTACAGCCGTTACAGCTCAGAATACTCAGGGAGTAACGGGAGTACAAGACATCGAAGCAACCATGATAAACAAACAGTTAGAAGCCTTATGGGAGGACTGTCAGATTCATGGAATCAAAATAGGGATGGTATCAACCATCGACACCATTACAACCATTGCTTCTTTTTTGCGGCGGGTTAGGAAGATTCCTGTGGTATTGGATCCGGTGATGGTATCAAAAAGCGGATTTCATCTATTAAAGCCAGAATCAAAAAAAGCAATGTTGGACCAGCTATTACCTTTAGCTACTGTAGTAACCCCTAACCTTCCGGAGGCAGAAGTGATCACCGGCCTACAGGTATCTTCAGAAGCGGAGATGAAAAAAGCCGGGGAAGCGATTCACAGACTAGGCCCCTCCTATGTGTTAATGAAAGGTGGGCATTTGCCGGGTGAGGAAGCGGTGGACTTGCTATATGATGGGGAAAACTGGTATCGCTATGCCTGTCAACGGATCGATACGAAAAACACCCATGGTACGGGATGCACCTTATCCGCCTCCTTAGCCGCTAACTTAGCAAAAGAAATGACCATGAGAGAAGCTGTAGAAGCATCTAAAACCTATATGAAAAAAGCCATCGAAGAGTCCTTCGCCATTGGCAGTGGGCCCGGACCGGTACATCATTTTCATGAGTATTATGATCTTAAAGGAAGGAGACGGTAA
- the thiM gene encoding hydroxyethylthiazole kinase — protein sequence MEGFPFTQMMTEAIRKKPLIHHITNYVTANDSANTVLAFGGSPVMADEPEEVEEMTSMASALVLNMGTLNKRSIKAMFLAGKKANEQGIPVVLDPVGAGATTLRNETARELLKQINFSFIRGNASEILAIAGMESNTKGVDSEEKEVSDMQEIAGFLSDKYGTTIGVTGKVDLVMGENQIFELSNGSAELVKVTGTGCMTTSLIALYLGAGNKPIESGILGISIMAIAGELAAENPSQEMPFTSFPLRLKDYLSDFSVSLVPEKIKLREVAEKHDRKAWQENEDR from the coding sequence ATGGAAGGCTTTCCTTTTACACAGATGATGACGGAAGCAATAAGGAAAAAACCATTGATCCATCATATTACCAATTATGTGACCGCTAATGATTCAGCAAACACAGTCTTAGCCTTTGGCGGCAGTCCTGTTATGGCAGACGAACCGGAAGAAGTGGAAGAAATGACTAGCATGGCATCGGCACTGGTGCTGAATATGGGAACCTTGAATAAACGAAGCATTAAGGCCATGTTTTTAGCTGGCAAAAAAGCAAATGAACAGGGGATTCCGGTGGTGCTGGATCCAGTAGGAGCAGGGGCAACAACCCTGAGGAATGAAACGGCTCGGGAGCTCTTAAAACAAATCAACTTTTCTTTTATAAGGGGAAATGCATCGGAAATTCTTGCGATTGCTGGGATGGAAAGCAATACAAAAGGGGTGGATTCAGAGGAGAAAGAGGTTTCAGACATGCAGGAAATAGCAGGGTTTCTCTCTGATAAATATGGCACTACCATTGGAGTGACGGGCAAAGTAGATCTGGTAATGGGAGAAAATCAGATTTTTGAGTTAAGCAATGGAAGTGCCGAGCTGGTGAAGGTAACAGGCACTGGATGCATGACCACTTCTTTGATTGCTTTATACTTGGGGGCGGGCAATAAACCAATAGAATCAGGAATACTAGGGATCTCCATTATGGCTATTGCCGGAGAGTTGGCGGCAGAAAATCCTTCTCAGGAGATGCCCTTCACTAGTTTTCCTTTACGGTTAAAAGATTATTTGAGTGATTTTTCGGTATCGCTTGTTCCGGAAAAAATAAAACTGAGAGAGGTGGCCGAAAAGCATGACAGAAAAGCCTGGCAAGAAAATGAAGATAGATGA
- the thiE gene encoding thiamine phosphate synthase — translation MTEKPGKKMKIDEKDYLLYLVTDERFQREEDFLSIVEAGLKGGVSMVQLREKNLSSKALFYRAEKLAALTSAYKIPLIINDRADIAMAVGAQGVHLGQDDLPLPALRRMVKEELLIGVSAATKEEALRAEAEGADYLGVGALYPTETKTNTRKVSLEELYQIRKAVKIPIVGIGGINENNVAEVMDQEIQGVAVVSAITKAKDPMEAAKKLKQRMLQNTNI, via the coding sequence ATGACAGAAAAGCCTGGCAAGAAAATGAAGATAGATGAAAAAGACTATCTATTATACCTAGTGACAGATGAACGTTTTCAAAGAGAAGAGGATTTTCTCTCGATCGTCGAGGCAGGCCTTAAAGGTGGCGTCAGCATGGTACAGCTTCGGGAAAAAAACCTTTCTTCGAAAGCCTTATTTTATCGGGCTGAAAAATTGGCGGCATTGACCAGTGCTTATAAGATTCCACTTATCATTAATGATCGGGCTGATATTGCCATGGCTGTAGGTGCTCAGGGAGTGCATCTTGGGCAGGATGATTTGCCTTTGCCAGCACTGCGAAGGATGGTAAAGGAGGAACTACTGATTGGTGTTTCGGCGGCAACCAAAGAAGAGGCGCTTCGGGCAGAAGCAGAAGGAGCCGATTATCTGGGCGTAGGCGCTTTATATCCAACAGAAACAAAAACTAACACCAGAAAAGTAAGCTTGGAAGAATTATATCAAATTCGAAAAGCCGTAAAAATACCTATTGTAGGCATTGGTGGGATCAATGAAAACAATGTAGCGGAGGTAATGGACCAGGAGATTCAAGGGGTAGCAGTTGTTTCGGCGATCACTAAGGCAAAAGATCCAATGGAAGCAGCAAAAAAGCTAAAACAAAGGATGCTTCAGAATACAAATATCTAA
- the yaaA gene encoding peroxide stress protein YaaA produces MRMIISPAKTMNMTNDHFEPQQMPIFLKETEILLEELREKDDEALQAIWKCSDKIAALNRERIRRMDLHHSLTPAILAFEGIQYKYMAPIVFENKDFEYIEKHLRILSGFYGCLRPFDGVRPYRLEMQAKLKGKKVDSLYAFWGRKIADQLFSESHCILNLASEEYSKCISPYMTEEITFITCIFGEIKEGKVIEKGTLVKMARGEMVRFMAEHKIEEVEEIKAFNRLGYAFSEKHSDHRTFVFLKDQP; encoded by the coding sequence ATGCGAATGATTATTTCACCGGCAAAAACCATGAATATGACCAATGACCATTTTGAGCCTCAGCAAATGCCGATTTTTCTAAAAGAAACAGAAATATTACTGGAAGAACTGAGAGAGAAAGATGACGAAGCCTTGCAAGCCATTTGGAAATGCAGTGATAAAATTGCCGCTCTTAACAGAGAAAGGATTCGCAGAATGGATCTGCACCATTCACTGACACCGGCAATCCTGGCCTTTGAAGGTATTCAGTATAAATACATGGCCCCCATCGTCTTTGAAAACAAAGATTTTGAGTATATCGAAAAGCACCTGCGGATATTATCAGGGTTTTATGGCTGTCTTCGTCCTTTTGACGGGGTGAGGCCTTATCGACTGGAAATGCAGGCAAAGCTGAAGGGGAAAAAGGTAGACTCTCTTTACGCCTTCTGGGGTCGGAAAATAGCTGACCAGCTTTTTTCAGAAAGCCACTGTATTCTAAACCTAGCTTCAGAAGAATACAGTAAATGTATTTCTCCTTATATGACAGAAGAAATTACTTTTATCACCTGCATTTTTGGAGAGATAAAAGAAGGAAAAGTCATCGAAAAAGGAACCCTGGTGAAAATGGCCAGGGGAGAGATGGTACGATTTATGGCAGAACATAAAATAGAAGAAGTGGAAGAAATAAAAGCCTTTAACCGGCTGGGTTACGCTTTCTCTGAAAAACACTCGGATCATCGGACCTTTGTGTTTCTTAAAGACCAGCCGTAG